From a region of the Nonlabens sp. Hel1_33_55 genome:
- a CDS encoding Glu/Leu/Phe/Val dehydrogenase dimerization domain-containing protein: MKELLKRYENAEPEIVFHWNDPETDAEGWTVINSLRGGAAGGGTRMRIGLDQNEVLSLAKTMEIKFTVSGPAIGGAKSGINFDPQDPRKKGVLERWYRAVSPLLKSYYGTGGDLNVDEIHEVIPITEESGVWHPQEGVFNGHFTPSVADKINRIGQLRQGVIKVIENPDYSPDVSRKYTVADMITGYGVAEAARHYYNIYGGDIKGKRAVVQGFGNVGSAAAFYLAQAGAKIVGIIDSAGGLINEDGYSFEEIKQLFLNKHGNQLKADDLIPFVEANEAIYSLQTEIFAPCAASRLISKKQIDQMIDSGLEVISCGANVPFADKEIFFGSIMEYTDEKVSLIPDFISNCGMARVFAYFMERKVQMTDEAIFNDTSMTIRNAIQNTFNNNSSKTQISSTAFEIALKQLT, from the coding sequence ATGAAAGAACTCTTAAAACGCTATGAAAACGCAGAACCTGAAATCGTCTTTCACTGGAATGATCCAGAAACAGATGCAGAAGGATGGACGGTTATCAATAGTTTAAGAGGTGGTGCAGCTGGCGGTGGAACGCGTATGAGAATTGGTCTTGATCAAAACGAGGTTCTATCCCTTGCTAAAACCATGGAGATCAAATTCACGGTTTCTGGACCAGCCATAGGTGGCGCAAAGTCAGGAATTAATTTTGACCCACAGGATCCTCGCAAGAAAGGTGTATTGGAACGATGGTACAGAGCTGTTTCCCCTTTACTAAAAAGCTACTATGGAACTGGTGGCGATCTCAACGTTGACGAGATCCACGAAGTAATACCCATTACAGAGGAAAGCGGTGTCTGGCACCCGCAAGAAGGCGTTTTCAACGGTCATTTCACACCATCTGTGGCAGATAAAATCAACCGCATAGGCCAACTGCGACAAGGCGTCATCAAAGTAATCGAGAATCCAGACTATTCACCAGACGTTTCCAGAAAATACACGGTTGCAGATATGATCACCGGCTATGGCGTGGCAGAAGCCGCTCGTCATTATTACAATATTTATGGCGGCGACATCAAAGGTAAACGTGCAGTAGTTCAAGGCTTTGGGAATGTGGGCAGCGCAGCTGCATTCTATCTAGCTCAAGCAGGCGCTAAAATCGTAGGGATTATAGACAGTGCCGGTGGGTTGATCAATGAAGATGGATATAGCTTTGAAGAAATTAAACAACTGTTTCTTAACAAACACGGGAATCAGCTTAAAGCAGATGATTTAATTCCTTTTGTAGAAGCAAACGAAGCCATCTATTCCTTACAAACCGAGATATTTGCTCCATGTGCTGCATCGCGACTTATAAGTAAAAAGCAAATTGATCAAATGATCGATTCTGGATTGGAAGTGATTTCTTGCGGTGCCAACGTACCTTTTGCAGATAAGGAAATTTTCTTCGGCTCCATTATGGAATATACTGATGAAAAGGTAAGTTTGATACCAGATTTTATTTCCAACTGTGGTATGGCTCGCGTTTTTGCCTACTTTATGGAGCGCAAGGTCCAAATGACTGACGAAGCAATATTTAACGATACCAGCATGACGATACGTAATGCTATCCAAAATACTTTTAATAACAATAGTTCCAAAACGCAAATAAGCAGCACTGCTTTTGAAATTGCACTTAAACAACTCACATAA
- the nhaB gene encoding sodium/proton antiporter NhaB, whose product MFKSFLGNSPIWFKSTILSFLVLNTVLFFIVSGTTMGWIFIAEFIFCLAMALKCYPLQSGGLLALQVLFLGLTHPMYKIDHDTHEAVLDEAGQHVLGGVYAEVAQNLEVILLLVFMVAGIYFMKPLLMYIFVKVFTKIKSKIVLSLFFVGLSAVLSAFLDALTVTAVLISVGLGFYNVYHKIHSSDLDLDGDNTLDRKQLSGETLEEFRSFLRSLVMHGVVGTALGGVCTIVGEPQNLLIGTKMNWDFIEFFTVMAPITIPVLIAGLITTVILESTKIFGFGQKMPPVVRDIIEGWMEKRDEERTQKEKYGLIVQGISAILLITALALHIAPVGFIGLALIVVQTAFMGITDEHSLGKAFEEALPFTGLLVVFFVIVAMIHDQHLFAPIIEWALSKDPASQPAIFYLANGVLSMISDNVFVATVYINEVSAAYDAGKITKETYEHLAVAINTGTNLPSVATPNGQAAFLFLLTSALAPVINLSYLKMAKMALPYTIVLTIVGLIMVMYTL is encoded by the coding sequence ATGTTCAAATCTTTCCTAGGTAATAGTCCCATATGGTTCAAGTCGACCATACTTTCTTTTTTGGTTTTAAACACCGTTCTGTTTTTTATAGTAAGTGGAACCACCATGGGCTGGATCTTCATAGCAGAATTCATTTTCTGTCTAGCAATGGCCTTAAAATGTTATCCTTTACAATCTGGAGGGTTACTTGCTTTGCAGGTACTATTTCTAGGATTGACTCATCCCATGTACAAAATTGATCATGACACCCATGAAGCCGTATTAGATGAGGCTGGACAGCATGTTTTAGGAGGTGTTTATGCAGAGGTTGCCCAGAATCTTGAAGTAATTCTACTTCTAGTGTTTATGGTAGCAGGTATCTATTTCATGAAACCGCTACTCATGTACATTTTTGTAAAGGTTTTTACTAAAATCAAGAGTAAAATTGTTCTCTCTTTATTCTTTGTAGGATTGAGTGCTGTATTATCTGCATTTCTTGATGCATTGACTGTAACTGCGGTATTGATAAGTGTTGGACTAGGTTTTTACAATGTATACCACAAAATCCACTCCAGCGATCTGGATCTGGATGGTGACAACACGCTAGATAGGAAGCAGCTAAGCGGTGAGACGCTGGAAGAATTTAGATCATTCCTGAGAAGTTTAGTAATGCATGGAGTTGTTGGAACGGCCTTAGGTGGTGTTTGTACCATCGTTGGAGAACCGCAAAACTTGTTGATAGGAACTAAAATGAACTGGGACTTTATTGAGTTTTTCACTGTCATGGCCCCAATCACCATACCTGTATTGATTGCGGGATTGATCACAACTGTAATTTTAGAGAGTACTAAAATATTTGGTTTTGGCCAGAAGATGCCACCTGTAGTGCGTGACATTATTGAAGGATGGATGGAGAAGCGTGATGAAGAGCGCACGCAAAAAGAAAAATATGGGCTTATAGTTCAGGGGATTTCTGCCATTCTGTTGATCACAGCATTAGCGCTGCACATTGCACCAGTAGGATTTATAGGACTTGCTTTAATTGTGGTTCAAACAGCATTTATGGGAATCACTGATGAGCACAGCTTAGGTAAGGCGTTTGAGGAGGCTTTGCCATTTACAGGTCTTTTGGTTGTGTTTTTTGTAATCGTAGCCATGATTCATGACCAGCATTTATTTGCTCCTATCATCGAATGGGCATTAAGTAAAGATCCAGCTAGCCAGCCGGCTATTTTCTACTTGGCTAACGGAGTTTTAAGCATGATTTCAGACAACGTATTTGTTGCAACGGTCTATATAAATGAAGTTTCGGCCGCATACGATGCCGGTAAAATCACTAAAGAGACCTATGAACATCTAGCAGTAGCCATTAATACAGGAACCAATCTACCTAGTGTGGCAACACCTAATGGTCAGGCAGCATTCTTGTTCTTGCTGACTTCAGCATTAGCTCCTGTGATTAACCTATCCTATCTCAAAATGGCCAAAATGGCTCTACCTTATACCATTGTATTAACGATTGTAGGGTTGATAATGGTTATGTATACTTTGTAG
- a CDS encoding MotA/TolQ/ExbB proton channel family protein, producing MIQDLTTDLEAQQPIVEEKTLSLYDLVASGGVAGTIIIVILLILLFVALYIYFERLFKIKASSKIDSNFMLQIKDHVTNGRIDSAKMLCAKEGSPVARLTEKGISRIGSPLEDINSAIENAGKLEVYKLEKNVSVLATIAGAAPMIGFLGTVIGMVLAFHTLATSGGQAEMGTLAEGIYTAMTTTVAGLIVGIIAYIGYNHLVVKTDKVVHQMEANAVDFLDLLNEPA from the coding sequence ATGATCCAAGATCTGACTACCGATTTAGAGGCACAACAACCCATAGTCGAAGAGAAAACGCTATCACTCTACGACCTTGTTGCCAGCGGTGGAGTCGCAGGTACTATTATAATTGTCATTTTGTTAATTCTGCTCTTTGTTGCTCTCTATATTTATTTTGAGCGACTCTTTAAGATAAAGGCAAGTTCAAAAATTGACAGCAACTTCATGTTGCAAATCAAAGATCACGTGACTAATGGGCGTATTGATAGTGCAAAAATGCTGTGTGCCAAGGAAGGCTCTCCAGTGGCTCGTCTTACTGAAAAAGGTATAAGCCGGATAGGTTCTCCATTGGAAGACATCAACAGCGCTATTGAAAATGCTGGAAAGTTGGAGGTTTACAAACTTGAGAAAAATGTGAGTGTACTGGCAACTATTGCTGGTGCTGCTCCTATGATTGGCTTTTTGGGAACTGTAATAGGTATGGTCCTCGCTTTTCATACACTTGCAACTAGCGGTGGGCAAGCCGAAATGGGTACACTTGCAGAAGGTATTTATACAGCAATGACTACAACGGTGGCTGGTCTGATAGTCGGTATTATTGCCTACATAGGATACAATCATCTGGTGGTTAAAACAGACAAGGTGGTTCACCAAATGGAAGCCAATGCTGTTGACTTTTTAGATCTTTTAAACGAGCCTGCCTAA
- a CDS encoding ExbD/TolR family protein → MNLRGRNKVSPEFSMSSMTDIVFLLLVFFLLTSPSITPEALDLILPKASGKTSNVQNASVSISRDGLFYVNSTEIAPEDMEEELIKVMDGQEDPTIILRADGETAVNSAVKVMDIANRNRFKIILAVKPE, encoded by the coding sequence ATGAACTTAAGAGGAAGAAATAAGGTAAGCCCAGAATTCTCAATGTCGTCGATGACTGACATTGTGTTTTTGTTGTTGGTGTTTTTTTTATTAACGTCACCATCCATTACTCCAGAGGCTTTAGACCTGATATTGCCGAAGGCAAGTGGCAAGACCTCTAATGTCCAGAATGCATCAGTTAGTATTTCAAGAGATGGGCTATTCTATGTAAATTCTACAGAAATAGCCCCAGAGGATATGGAAGAAGAATTGATCAAGGTAATGGATGGACAGGAAGATCCAACGATCATTTTAAGAGCAGATGGAGAGACCGCGGTAAATAGTGCCGTTAAGGTCATGGATATTGCCAATAGAAATAGGTTTAAAATTATCCTGGCTGTTAAACCAGAGTAA
- a CDS encoding bifunctional folylpolyglutamate synthase/dihydrofolate synthase has translation MSKEMTYDQTTEWMFQQLPMYQNIGKSAYKKDLSNSLSLDRHLNRPHQYFKSIHVAGTNGKGTTCHMLSSVLQTAGYKVGLYTSPHLKDFRERIKINGEMISRDEVVDFIDGHKSFLASHKLSFFEMTVGMAFEVFKKHQVDFAIIETGLGGRLDSTNIITPILSIITSIDLDHMDLLGNTLEKIALEKAGIIKPNIPIVINERRNKLRRVFEQKAENLNSPIYFAYSESEYQDKLFNKKSTEDQNQKLVRHALTVLEEKQIISITKIEIEKGLKDYKSIARFLGRYQIISTKPKIILDIAHNKAGLRKLIQKISYENYKQLHIVFGSVKDKDVNKSIELMPRKSSYYLCAANSPRSMDVQELAKRFGKHNLNTSIYKSSTEAFNAAIRNATENDLILVTGSNFIVSEII, from the coding sequence GTGAGTAAAGAGATGACCTATGATCAAACTACTGAATGGATGTTTCAGCAGTTACCCATGTATCAAAACATAGGCAAATCGGCATACAAAAAGGATCTTAGCAACTCTCTAAGCTTAGATAGACATCTAAATCGCCCACACCAATATTTCAAAAGTATTCATGTAGCCGGAACTAATGGTAAAGGCACCACATGTCACATGCTATCGAGCGTTTTACAGACCGCTGGTTATAAAGTAGGATTATATACTTCTCCGCACCTAAAAGACTTTAGAGAACGCATTAAAATCAATGGCGAGATGATCTCTAGAGATGAAGTTGTTGATTTTATTGATGGGCATAAAAGTTTCCTAGCATCACATAAGCTCTCTTTCTTCGAAATGACCGTAGGAATGGCATTTGAAGTCTTTAAGAAGCATCAAGTAGATTTCGCAATTATAGAGACAGGTTTAGGTGGTCGTTTGGATTCTACAAATATTATTACGCCTATTCTGTCAATAATCACTTCTATTGACTTGGACCACATGGATCTATTAGGAAATACTCTTGAAAAGATCGCATTAGAGAAAGCTGGAATTATAAAGCCCAATATTCCAATAGTCATTAATGAAAGGCGTAACAAACTACGCAGAGTATTTGAGCAGAAAGCTGAAAATTTAAATAGCCCAATTTATTTCGCTTATAGCGAAAGCGAGTATCAAGATAAGCTCTTCAACAAAAAATCAACAGAGGATCAAAATCAAAAATTGGTAAGACATGCTCTGACTGTCTTAGAGGAGAAACAAATTATATCCATTACAAAAATCGAAATCGAAAAAGGATTAAAAGATTATAAATCGATTGCTAGATTTTTGGGACGATATCAAATTATCAGTACTAAACCCAAGATCATATTGGATATAGCTCACAATAAGGCAGGGCTACGAAAATTGATCCAAAAAATATCTTACGAAAATTACAAGCAACTGCATATAGTATTTGGTTCTGTAAAAGATAAAGACGTAAACAAGAGCATTGAACTCATGCCTAGAAAAAGTTCGTACTATTTATGCGCAGCTAATAGTCCTCGATCTATGGATGTACAAGAACTAGCAAAAAGATTTGGTAAGCATAATCTAAATACCAGCATTTATAAAAGTAGTACTGAGGCCTTTAATGCTGCTATTAGAAATGCGACTGAAAATGATCTAATTCTGGTTACAGGAAGTAATTTTATAGTATCGGAAATTATTTGA
- a CDS encoding pirin family protein, protein MKKVVHKAESRGHANHGWLNANHSFSFASWYNPERINFGAIRVLNDDVIAPGAGFPTHPHDNMEIITIPLSGVLEHKDSMGNVAQIKTGEVQVMSAGTGVTHSEYNGSQTEELKLFQIWLFPNKKDVKPRYDELKLKAEDRKNTFQQILSPSPDDDGVWIHQDAWMHVISMDPKTEKEYKLKNSANGVYVMNIEGEVEIEGDRLSNRDAIGITESDSINFKAASQSELLLIEVPMQF, encoded by the coding sequence ATGAAAAAAGTAGTCCATAAAGCAGAAAGTCGCGGCCATGCAAATCATGGCTGGTTAAACGCAAACCATAGTTTTAGTTTTGCTAGCTGGTATAATCCAGAGCGCATTAATTTTGGAGCCATAAGAGTTTTGAATGATGACGTCATAGCTCCAGGAGCGGGATTTCCAACCCATCCACATGATAATATGGAAATAATCACCATTCCTTTATCTGGTGTTTTAGAACATAAAGATAGTATGGGAAATGTAGCGCAGATCAAAACTGGAGAGGTCCAAGTCATGAGCGCAGGAACAGGTGTGACGCATTCAGAATATAATGGTAGTCAGACAGAAGAATTAAAGTTGTTTCAGATATGGCTATTTCCAAATAAGAAAGATGTCAAACCCAGATACGATGAATTAAAGCTGAAAGCAGAAGATCGTAAAAACACCTTTCAACAAATTCTTTCACCGTCTCCAGATGACGATGGGGTATGGATTCATCAAGATGCATGGATGCATGTAATTTCTATGGACCCAAAGACTGAGAAAGAGTATAAGCTTAAGAATTCTGCAAATGGTGTCTATGTCATGAATATAGAGGGTGAAGTAGAAATAGAAGGAGATCGATTAAGTAATCGTGATGCCATCGGTATTACAGAGTCTGATTCCATAAATTTCAAAGCAGCATCTCAATCTGAATTATTACTGATTGAAGTACCTATGCAATTCTAA
- a CDS encoding multidrug effflux MFS transporter, whose product MRKKIVQTKISKRRKNVIILLLGTLIAIGPFSIDTYLPAFKQIAGDFNVDTSAIGLTLTTYFIGIGLGQLAYGPLMDKYGRRKPLIVGLTLYILMSILCGLAWDLWSLAFFRFFMALGGCAGMVASKAVVRDYFEKDQVADVLSTLMLIMGVAPIIAPTVGGFIITAFHWEVVFFCLAGFAAIMLFNVVYILPESAEPISSTSLRPTRVAKEYWSIYKNKDFFLFSTTRGFAIGALLAYVASAPFVFIEFFGISEDMFGYIFGGNAAGLILGSQLNRLFLKRFTTFQITFTVAIIMAFLTCGITIYSLLVQPHFWVIYPGLFTMLFFIGFQNPNVTALSLQPFNLQAGSASALVGAVSMIFGSIASTLVAQLLVDGIMPLLLIVTICSIAGCIAVVYYKVEYGHGYAFAKAYYHHPHRIKQRREAA is encoded by the coding sequence GTGAGAAAAAAGATAGTACAAACTAAGATCAGTAAAAGAAGAAAGAACGTCATCATATTACTTTTGGGGACGCTTATTGCTATTGGACCATTCTCTATTGATACTTATCTACCAGCGTTTAAACAAATTGCAGGAGATTTTAATGTAGATACCAGCGCAATAGGTCTCACATTGACTACCTATTTTATAGGTATAGGATTAGGGCAGCTTGCTTATGGACCTTTAATGGACAAGTATGGACGCAGGAAGCCATTGATTGTAGGTTTGACGCTCTATATATTAATGAGTATTCTTTGCGGTCTAGCATGGGATCTTTGGTCACTTGCATTTTTTAGGTTTTTTATGGCGTTGGGTGGTTGTGCTGGTATGGTTGCTAGCAAGGCTGTGGTAAGGGACTATTTTGAAAAAGATCAAGTGGCAGATGTATTGAGCACGCTCATGCTCATCATGGGAGTTGCTCCGATAATAGCACCAACCGTTGGCGGATTCATTATTACCGCCTTTCACTGGGAAGTTGTTTTCTTCTGTCTCGCAGGCTTTGCTGCCATAATGCTTTTCAATGTTGTCTATATTTTACCAGAAAGTGCAGAGCCTATCAGCTCCACTAGTTTGAGGCCAACTAGAGTAGCCAAGGAATATTGGTCTATATATAAGAATAAGGATTTCTTCCTTTTTTCAACCACACGTGGTTTTGCTATAGGTGCACTCCTTGCCTATGTAGCCAGTGCACCATTCGTGTTTATTGAATTTTTCGGGATAAGTGAGGATATGTTCGGATACATATTTGGCGGTAATGCTGCCGGACTAATTTTAGGAAGTCAACTCAACCGGCTCTTTTTAAAGAGATTTACGACTTTCCAAATCACATTTACCGTTGCGATTATTATGGCATTTCTTACTTGTGGTATAACTATTTACAGCCTGCTGGTGCAACCACACTTCTGGGTTATTTATCCAGGCTTGTTCACAATGCTGTTCTTTATAGGTTTTCAAAACCCAAACGTTACAGCACTTAGTCTGCAACCCTTCAATCTCCAGGCAGGTAGTGCAAGTGCATTGGTAGGAGCGGTGAGTATGATATTTGGGAGTATAGCCAGTACACTTGTAGCCCAATTACTGGTGGACGGGATCATGCCGTTATTATTGATAGTAACCATATGTAGTATCGCTGGTTGTATAGCTGTAGTATATTATAAAGTGGAGTATGGTCATGGGTACGCTTTCGCGAAAGCTTATTACCATCATCCTCATCGCATCAAACAACGTCGGGAGGCAGCATAA
- the kynU gene encoding kynureninase encodes MTFDSTKEYAQSLDAADSLSRFRESFTIPKHTDGKESIYLCGNSLGVQPKKAVEYVADELNDWAQLGVKGHFDKTFPWTRYHEFLNKPMAKVVGALPHEVVVMNTLTPNLHFMMVSFYKPSGKRRKIVMEADAFPSDTYAVDSQIKYHGGNPKEDVILWQPRPGTSTLDMEDLQSIFQNHGDEIALVMIASINYYTGQFFDLKKITELGHSHGAMVGFDCAHGAGNVDLKLHDSGADFAVWCTYKYMNSGPGSIGGCFVHERHADNDQLDRMAGWWGHNKEERFLMNPKFDPIYGAEGWQQSNAPILSMAPIRASMELFMEAGWQNILEKSNQLTNYLEYLVNNIEGDRIKIITPKTPKDRGCQLSLAVKNADKSLFEAISDRGVIADWREPDVIRVAPVPLYNSYLDCWNFVQILTAAL; translated from the coding sequence ATGACATTTGATTCCACTAAAGAGTATGCTCAATCGCTTGATGCTGCAGATAGTTTATCTCGCTTTCGCGAAAGCTTTACCATCCCCAAACATACTGACGGGAAAGAAAGTATTTACCTATGTGGAAACTCTCTAGGAGTTCAACCCAAAAAAGCAGTGGAATATGTTGCTGATGAGTTGAATGATTGGGCACAATTAGGCGTCAAGGGACATTTTGACAAGACTTTCCCATGGACTCGATACCACGAGTTCCTCAACAAACCCATGGCCAAAGTCGTAGGCGCTTTACCCCATGAGGTCGTGGTCATGAATACCTTGACGCCTAACCTGCATTTTATGATGGTAAGTTTTTACAAACCATCAGGTAAGCGCAGGAAGATTGTCATGGAAGCAGACGCTTTCCCTAGTGACACCTACGCGGTGGATTCACAAATCAAGTATCACGGTGGAAACCCTAAAGAAGACGTCATTTTATGGCAGCCTAGACCGGGAACCTCAACGCTGGACATGGAAGATCTTCAATCGATATTTCAGAACCACGGTGACGAGATCGCTTTGGTAATGATCGCTTCCATTAATTATTATACAGGTCAGTTCTTTGATCTAAAAAAAATAACAGAGCTAGGCCATTCTCACGGTGCGATGGTTGGCTTTGATTGTGCGCACGGTGCTGGAAATGTTGATTTGAAACTGCACGACAGCGGCGCTGATTTTGCCGTATGGTGTACCTATAAGTATATGAACTCTGGCCCTGGAAGCATTGGTGGATGCTTTGTCCATGAGCGCCATGCAGATAATGACCAACTAGATCGTATGGCAGGCTGGTGGGGACACAATAAAGAAGAACGCTTTTTAATGAATCCCAAATTTGATCCCATCTACGGCGCCGAAGGCTGGCAACAATCAAACGCTCCCATATTGAGCATGGCTCCCATTCGTGCGAGCATGGAGTTGTTTATGGAAGCTGGATGGCAAAATATTTTGGAAAAATCCAATCAACTTACCAATTACCTAGAATATCTAGTCAACAATATTGAAGGCGATCGCATCAAAATCATCACTCCCAAAACACCCAAAGATCGCGGCTGTCAATTATCATTAGCCGTCAAAAATGCAGACAAAAGTCTTTTTGAAGCCATAAGTGATAGAGGTGTTATTGCAGACTGGAGAGAGCCTGATGTAATTCGCGTTGCACCAGTACCTTTATATAACTCCTACTTGGATTGCTGGAACTTTGTCCAGATCCTGACGGCAGCTCTTTAA
- a CDS encoding FAD-dependent oxidoreductase gives MKISDTNTNILITGAGLCGALLGLRLAQRGYNVNVLEKRPDMRTKIVDAGRSINLALSDRGLSALKMVGLGDKVKELCIPMKARMIHPKDGKVLTSNYSGRDDDYINSISREDLNKLLLDKADEYKKVQIDFKREITSVDLRQGSVDYKNLEDNQIKHWNPDILLGTDGAGSRVRAAMARQRDFFFSYTTNWLPHAYKELRMPPADDGGWRIDKHALHIWPRGGFMLIALPNLDGSFTMTLFMRRKDSPHSFEEITTDDQVTEFFKEEFPDVYDQIPDLLEQYQRNPVPPLGTVRCSPWAAHGKVLMMGDACHAIVPFYGQGMNAGFEDVLVFDQILEECEDWDDAMNRFSIERKPDTDAIADLALDNFVEMRDSVSHPNFQTKRAIEMKLESAFAKEQYSSKYSLVTFPPEGMGYREAMIKGRAQDKAIIWLIDNNLISVDDNAESLLAAINKKTEEVIWHRN, from the coding sequence ATGAAGATATCAGATACTAATACCAACATTCTAATCACTGGAGCAGGTCTTTGTGGTGCGCTGTTGGGATTGAGACTTGCCCAACGTGGCTACAACGTGAACGTACTGGAAAAGCGACCAGACATGCGCACAAAAATTGTTGATGCAGGCAGATCCATTAACCTAGCTCTTTCAGATCGCGGGTTGAGCGCCCTTAAAATGGTTGGCTTAGGTGACAAGGTAAAAGAGTTGTGCATTCCCATGAAAGCACGAATGATTCACCCAAAAGATGGCAAAGTCCTAACCTCTAATTACAGCGGTAGAGATGATGACTACATTAACTCCATCTCCCGTGAAGACCTCAACAAATTATTGCTGGATAAAGCAGATGAATACAAAAAAGTCCAGATTGATTTCAAAAGAGAAATTACCAGCGTTGACTTAAGACAAGGCAGTGTTGACTATAAGAACCTGGAGGATAATCAAATCAAACACTGGAATCCGGATATTTTACTGGGTACAGATGGTGCTGGTTCAAGAGTACGTGCCGCCATGGCACGCCAGCGCGATTTTTTCTTTTCTTATACAACTAATTGGCTACCGCATGCCTATAAGGAATTGCGCATGCCACCGGCAGACGATGGCGGCTGGCGCATTGACAAGCATGCTTTGCACATCTGGCCACGTGGTGGTTTTATGTTGATTGCCTTACCTAATCTCGATGGCAGTTTCACCATGACGCTATTTATGCGCCGCAAAGACTCACCCCACAGTTTTGAGGAGATTACTACAGATGATCAGGTGACTGAATTTTTCAAAGAAGAATTTCCAGATGTTTACGATCAGATTCCAGACCTGTTGGAGCAATACCAGCGCAATCCGGTGCCACCATTGGGAACCGTGCGTTGCTCGCCTTGGGCCGCTCATGGCAAGGTGTTGATGATGGGCGATGCCTGTCACGCCATCGTACCATTTTATGGTCAGGGAATGAATGCCGGCTTTGAAGACGTATTGGTTTTTGATCAAATCTTGGAAGAATGTGAAGATTGGGACGATGCCATGAACCGATTTTCTATCGAGCGCAAACCAGATACCGATGCCATAGCAGATCTAGCGTTGGACAATTTTGTCGAGATGCGGGACAGCGTTTCACATCCCAATTTCCAGACCAAGCGTGCTATTGAGATGAAGTTGGAGTCCGCTTTCGCGAAAGAGCAATACTCATCAAAATATTCACTCGTTACTTTCCCTCCAGAAGGAATGGGATACCGTGAAGCAATGATCAAAGGCCGCGCACAGGACAAGGCCATCATCTGGCTCATTGACAATAACCTAATCAGCGTAGATGACAATGCTGAGAGCTTATTGGCTGCCATCAACAAGAAAACGGAAGAGGTTATTTGGCATAGGAATTAA